In one window of Helianthus annuus cultivar XRQ/B chromosome 17, HanXRQr2.0-SUNRISE, whole genome shotgun sequence DNA:
- the LOC110923680 gene encoding protein NLP6-like — protein sequence MNREVSCELVGGSNQSGVWDTLKSRYLCAHEPLSAAATATPDDRRYLTSLWILGNREVDGPESPLPPSFSNLMVDQNIFDTHMIKEKIASVLKDLKFREQHVLVQFWSPVPVRKRWLQTTWDQPFGLGLADEELYSYRKKSELRPIVADLEHREKLGSPGRVYIHKLPEWSLDVHTSYNIHGYINLPVFESSSDSCVGVLEIITSSSYVDFAFEVEEVSRALKTQNLKSPKVFEDPSVSIADERRQRERDEIYKALITVCDTHNLPLAQTWAPSGYSSYVAKSENLEQSCSSFNRSCIGKVCMSTVDLPFYVRDVNLWEFHEACRERHLDKSKGVVGRSLSSCGTCFCEDVTELDEDDYPLVHIARKSELTSCLAIYLKSLESDAEHVIEFFLPEYIANKTGLRRLLETVKQQIKSSSRMQLDIISPPQVIGGVPFKWDFASPPSPVNLLTEKGEAPPPESENIENELSNSAAAGTSQSVVPYSESKIEDFSIDPGKTSRKRKRSDRMVSYDEIKKHFGKTIDEAASILKVSRSTLKRICRNLGIPRWPYKNGPDKSDADTFMKSDQTVAVFTSEGAPTSVFVASNEPIGDPNILERVKWWD from the exons ATGAACAGAGAGGTTTCTTGCGAGTTGGTGGGAGGTAGTAATCAGTCAGGTGTTTGGGATACTTTGAAATCAAGATACCTTTGCGCTCATGAGCCACTGTCTGCTGCTGCAACTGCTACACCGGATGATCGAAGATATTTGACATCTCTTTGG ATTCTGGGCAACAGAGAAGTGGATGGACCAGAATCCCCTCTACCCCCTA GCTTTTCTAATCTGATGGTCGATCAAAATATCTTTGACACACACATGATTAAGGAAAAAATCGCATCTGTTCTCAAGGATTTAAAATTCCGTGAGCAGCACGTGCTAGTTCAGTTTTGGTCCCCTGTTCCTGTCCGGAAGCGGTGGTTGCAAACGACCTGGGACCAACCTTTTGGTCTTGGTTTGGCTGATGAAGAGCTGTACTCATATAGAAAAAAGTCTGAACTGCGTCCAATTGTTGCGGATTTGGAACACAGAGAGAAATTAGGTTCACCAGGTCGTGTGTATATCCATAAGTTGCCAGAGTGGAGTTTGGATGTACATACAAGCTACAATATCCATGGGTATATTAATTTGCCTGTATTTGAATCTAGCAGTGATAGTTGTGTAGGCGTACTTGAAATCATAACATCATCGAGTTATGTTGATTTTGCGTTTGAGGTTGAAGAGGTCTCGAGAGCACTGAAG ACACAGAATCTGAAGTCTCCAAAGGTGTTTGAGGATCCAAGCGTTAGT ATTGCAGATGAAAGAAGGCAACGTGAACGGGATGAAATCTACAAGGCTTTAATAACGGTTTGTGATACACATAATTTacctctagctcagacatgggctcctTCTGGATACAGTAGTTATGTGGCTAAATCAGAAAATCTAGAGCAGAGTTGTAGCAGCTTCAACAGAAGCTGTATAGGGAAAGTCTGCATGTCAACAGTTGATCTACCATTCTACGTTCGAGACGTTAACTTGTGGGAATTCCATGAAGCCTGCAGAGAGAGACACCTAGACAAATCTAAAGGAGTTGTTGGGAGATCATTGTCATCCTGTGGTACATGCTTCTGTGAAGATGTAACAGAACTCGATGAAGACGATTACCCTTTGGTTCACATTGCACGCAAGAGTGAGTTAACTAGTTGTTTAGCTATCTATCTCAAGAGTCTTGAATCAGATGCTGAACATGTTATAGAGTTCTTTTTACCAGAATATATCGCAAACAAAACAGGCCTGAGAAGGTTGTTAGAAACAGTTAAGCAGCAGATCAAAAGCTCTTCTCGGATGCAATTAGATATTATATCACCTCCCCAAGTTATTGGAGGAGTCCCCTTTAAGTGGGACTTCGCGTCTCCACCTTCTCCTGTAAACTTATTGACTGAAAAAGGGGAGGCACCGCCACCTGAATCAGAAAATATCGAAAATGAGCTATCTAACTCTGCTGCAGCAGGAACAAGCCAGAGTGTTGTTCCTTATTCGGAGAGCAAGATTGAAGATTTTAGTATTGATCCAGGAAAAACAAGTAGAAAAAGGAAGAGATCGGATAGAATGGTTAGTTATGACGAAATAAAGAAACATTTTGGGAAGACAATAGACGAAGCTGCATCTATCCTTAAAG TTAGCAGATCTACTTTGAAGCGCATTTGCAGGAATCTTGGTATACCAAGGTGGCCATACAAGAACGGCCCTGATAAGAGTGATGCTGATACCTTTATGAAGTCAGATCAAACAGTAGCCGTCTTTACATCTGAAGGAGCGCCTACCTCAGTTTTTGTTGCTTCCAATGAACCAATTGGTGATCCTAATATTCTTGAGCGGGTGAAGTGGTGGGACTGA
- the LOC110923681 gene encoding uncharacterized protein LOC110923681 yields the protein MESKTLHPAVTVSNIKTAIPVTLEMETGHWSTWSELFKLHCKAFQVYDHLLPRPPPAASPSTEKDKDKTVETSTANEAWERLYSIVLQWIYGTISQDLVHTIIKPCTTAHQAWTTLENLFQDNKSARTLHLRHRFTTTRLENFANVSAYCQELKVLSDQLASVGNPVDNDALVLQLIAGLTEQYEGIGTVLQGQDPLPPFATARSKLCLIESHKQEQALHAAKATGTALQTSTRPAPPTPAHTADFSPSSDRSRGRGRGRHGSGRGRSHYWPHPYPSYNYWPPPPYGWPTNGPNQQYPPQWASPPCPYPTTSSRPHNNNGAGILGSKPSQAHHAAYVPTDTNQALNAMSLNQNEPTYFMDTGATSNMSNTSDNFHSFSNNSMGQQISSVMAPPSRYLDMALKHYPTHSLPLFLKMFYMLPNCLKI from the coding sequence ATGGAATCCAAAACCCTTCACCCGGCCGTCACGGTCTCCAACATTAAAACGGCCATCCCCGTCACACTTGAGATGGAAACCGGCCACTGGTCTACATGGTCGGAATTATTTAAACTCCATTGCAAGGCCTTCCAAGTTTATGATCATCTACTACCCCGCCCACCACCTGCCGCCAGCCCATCCACCGAAAAAGATAAAGATAAAACCGTTGAAACATCCACTGCCAACGAAGCCTGGGAGCGCCTGTATTCCATTGTCCTTCAATGGATTTATGGAACCATCTCTCAGGATCTCGTTCACACTATCATCAAGCCTTGTACGACCGCCCACCAAGCATGGACTACCCTTGAGAACCTGTTCCAAGATAACAAGAGTGCTCGCACTCTCCACCTTCGCCATCGGTTCACCACTACCCGTCTCGAGAACTTTGCTAATGTTTCAGCCTACTGTCAAGAACTTAAAGTGCTATCCGATCAGTTAGCTAGCGTGGGAAATCCCGTTGACAATGATGCTCTCGTTCTACAACTCATCGCCGGTCTCACTGAACAGTATGAAGGCATCGGCACCGTGCTTCAAGGTCAAGATCCACTGCCACCATTCGCCACTGCCCGTTCCAAACTTTGTCTCATTGAATCGCACAAGCAGGAACAGGCCCTTCATGCCGCCAAAGCCACGGGTACGGCTCTTCAAACATCCACCCGCCCAGCTCCTCCAACCCCAGCTCATACCGCGGACTTCTCTCCTTCATCTGACCGTAGTCGCGGTCGTGGTCGCGGTAGGCATGGCTCAGGCAGAGGACGCTCACACTATTGGCCCCACCCATACCCGTCTTACAACTACTGGCCGCCACCTCCTTATGGTTGGCCGACTAATGGGCCGAACCAACAGTATCCTCCACAATGGGCCTCGCCTCCATGCCCCTATCCTACCACCAGTTCTCGGCCACACAACAACAATGGGGCAGGCATATTAGGGTCCAAACCATCGCAGGCTCATCACGCGGCTTACGTTCCAACGGATACCAATCAGGCACTTAATGCAATGTCATTGAACCAGAATGAGCCGACATATTTTATGGATACCGGGGCGACAAGTAACATGTCTAATACCTCTGATAATTTTCACTCTTTTTCTAATAATAGCATGGGACAACAAATATCGTCTGTGATGGCTCCACCATCCCGGTACTTGGACATGGCACTAAAACATTACCCAACCCATTCCCTCCCCTTGTTCTTAAAAATGTTTTATATGCTCCCAAACTGCTTAAAAATTTAA